One region of Streptomyces sp. CG4 genomic DNA includes:
- a CDS encoding LamG-like jellyroll fold domain-containing protein has protein sequence MCTSSHEHPQAEAAQAGAGRRGFLRATALLGAAATAGAVLPSVAEAAVGEAAERSGWRPDADSRRFTLAVMPDTQYLFDGPSIHPAPLKASLRYLLEHGKDDNIVFLTHLGDLTQNGAEEEFAAIGEAFGILDRRGVGYSVLAGNHDIRSSTDDQRGSTPYLDTFGPQRFRNKPTFGGASADGYHTYHLFKAAGREWMVLALDWRLSAQGYAWAKDVLARHPKTPVVLTTHELVAGDDALSDYGQQLWDRLIADHDQIFLTLNGHFWPAGRAVRKNAAGHDVHLHLTNYQNRYFGGAAMIRLYHFDLDRDVIDVETVSPWILGRAGKGLNELERQEIELSGDADRFSVGIDFAARFSGFDPVPTRPARPASRMLVPGTVAYWRFESPVSGTVRDLSGQGNDLTMVSVGGGTLGWSADHHPDQPAHGSLEFQGYKSPLRGAYLRTVDGAPLNSAVFKDGYTIEAFYWLPADWDAAHHSWSGLVGRAGRNGDVGRPTDDPDEPPATLSITDGPGPQWAARPLDQRALLTNWGDETARQTWWHVAVVNDGRHTTMYVQGCPVVRNPHASAVGLASAGQPWLIGGYQYGGKIDQILHGRLGDVRIASRALPVTSFMTH, from the coding sequence GTGTGTACGTCGTCGCATGAGCACCCCCAGGCCGAGGCCGCGCAGGCCGGTGCCGGGAGACGCGGTTTCCTCAGGGCCACCGCGCTGCTGGGCGCCGCCGCCACGGCGGGTGCCGTGCTGCCGTCGGTCGCGGAGGCGGCCGTCGGGGAGGCGGCCGAGCGGAGCGGTTGGCGGCCGGATGCGGACAGCCGCCGGTTCACGCTCGCGGTGATGCCCGACACGCAGTACCTGTTCGACGGCCCCAGCATCCACCCGGCGCCGCTCAAGGCGTCGTTGCGCTATCTCCTGGAGCACGGCAAGGACGACAACATCGTCTTCCTGACCCATCTGGGCGACCTCACCCAGAACGGCGCCGAGGAGGAATTCGCCGCGATCGGCGAGGCGTTCGGAATCCTCGACCGGCGCGGCGTCGGCTACAGCGTGCTGGCCGGCAACCACGACATCAGGTCGTCGACGGACGACCAGCGGGGCTCGACGCCGTACCTGGACACGTTCGGGCCGCAGCGGTTCCGGAACAAGCCGACGTTCGGCGGCGCCTCCGCCGACGGCTACCACACGTACCACCTGTTCAAGGCCGCCGGCCGGGAGTGGATGGTGCTCGCGCTGGACTGGCGGCTGTCGGCGCAGGGGTACGCCTGGGCGAAGGACGTCCTGGCTCGGCATCCGAAGACGCCGGTCGTCCTCACCACGCACGAACTGGTCGCCGGGGACGACGCGTTGTCGGACTACGGGCAGCAGCTGTGGGACCGGCTGATCGCCGACCACGACCAGATCTTCCTCACTCTCAACGGCCACTTCTGGCCCGCCGGCCGGGCGGTCCGCAAGAACGCGGCGGGCCACGACGTCCATCTGCATCTGACGAACTACCAGAACCGCTACTTCGGCGGCGCGGCCATGATCCGCCTCTACCACTTCGACCTGGACCGGGACGTCATCGACGTGGAGACGGTCTCGCCGTGGATCCTCGGCCGGGCGGGGAAGGGGCTGAACGAGCTGGAGCGGCAGGAGATCGAGCTGAGCGGCGATGCGGACCGCTTCTCGGTCGGCATCGACTTCGCCGCCCGTTTCTCCGGCTTCGACCCGGTGCCGACCCGCCCGGCGCGGCCGGCGTCACGGATGCTGGTCCCGGGCACGGTCGCCTACTGGCGCTTCGAGTCGCCCGTCTCCGGCACGGTCCGCGACCTGTCCGGCCAGGGCAACGATCTCACCATGGTCTCGGTGGGCGGCGGCACGCTCGGCTGGTCGGCGGACCACCACCCCGACCAGCCGGCCCACGGCAGCCTGGAGTTCCAGGGCTACAAGTCGCCGCTGCGGGGCGCGTATCTGCGCACGGTCGACGGCGCACCTCTCAACTCGGCGGTTTTCAAGGACGGTTACACCATCGAGGCGTTCTACTGGCTGCCCGCCGACTGGGACGCCGCCCACCACTCCTGGTCCGGGCTGGTGGGCCGGGCCGGCCGCAACGGCGATGTCGGGCGGCCGACGGACGATCCGGACGAGCCGCCCGCCACCCTGTCGATCACCGACGGGCCGGGCCCGCAGTGGGCGGCCCGGCCGCTCGACCAGCGGGCTCTCCTCACCAACTGGGGGGACGAGACGGCGCGGCAGACCTGGTGGCACGTCGCCGTGGTCAACGACGGGCGGCATACGACGATGTACGTCCAGGGCTGCCCGGTGGTCCGCAATCCGCACGCCTCCGCGGTCGGTCTCGCGTCGGCCGGGCAGCCGTGGCTGATCGGCGGCTACCAGTACGGCGGGAAGATCGACCAGATTCTCCACGGGCGGCTCGGCGACGTCCGGATCGCCTCCCGGGCGCTGCCCGTCACCTCCTTCATGACCCACTGA
- a CDS encoding glycoside hydrolase family 16 protein has protein sequence MSDTSGIPPADHRRRRSFRRALIAVLTTLGLAAAAATTATLPASASAPGVPSGWTQVFLDDFNGAAGSGVNTSNWQYDTGTSYSGGAANWGTGEVESMSSSTNNVALDGNGNLLITPRRDASGNWTSGRIETTRTDFQPPVGGKLRVEARIQMPNVTGDAAAGYWPAFWMLGAPYRGNYQNWPGVGELDVMENVNGLNKTWATMHCGTSPGGPCNETTGLGNSTACPNTTCQSGFHTYTMEWDRSVSPEAIRFSVDGVNYQTVTANQVDATTWANATNHGFFVILNVAMGGGFPAAFGGGPTSATEPGHPMVVDYVQVLQSSGSGGTTPPPSGNRDAYSPIQAESYDSQSGISTETTTDSGGGQDMGWIANGDWALYKGVNFGSTPATQFYGRVAGGAASGVSGLVQVRLDSSTSTPIGSFAVGSTGGWQSWQTVPANISSVTGTHDVYLTFSSGQPADFVNVNWFDFGH, from the coding sequence ATGAGTGACACCTCCGGCATACCCCCTGCGGATCACAGACGGCGGCGCTCATTCCGTCGCGCCCTCATCGCCGTACTCACCACCCTCGGCCTGGCGGCCGCGGCCGCCACGACCGCCACCCTCCCCGCCAGCGCCTCCGCGCCCGGCGTGCCGTCCGGCTGGACCCAGGTCTTCCTGGACGACTTCAACGGCGCGGCCGGTTCCGGCGTCAACACCTCCAACTGGCAGTACGACACCGGGACTTCCTATTCGGGCGGCGCCGCGAACTGGGGCACCGGTGAGGTCGAGTCGATGTCGTCCAGCACGAACAACGTCGCACTCGACGGCAACGGCAATCTGCTCATCACCCCGCGCCGTGACGCCTCCGGCAACTGGACGTCCGGGCGGATCGAGACCACCCGCACCGACTTCCAGCCCCCGGTGGGCGGCAAGCTGCGCGTGGAGGCCCGGATCCAGATGCCGAACGTGACCGGGGACGCGGCCGCGGGCTACTGGCCGGCCTTCTGGATGCTGGGCGCTCCGTACCGCGGCAACTACCAGAACTGGCCGGGCGTCGGCGAGCTGGACGTCATGGAGAACGTCAACGGCCTGAACAAGACGTGGGCCACCATGCACTGCGGCACCAGCCCCGGCGGCCCCTGCAACGAGACCACGGGCCTGGGCAATTCCACCGCCTGCCCGAACACCACCTGCCAGTCGGGCTTCCACACCTACACGATGGAGTGGGACCGCTCGGTGAGCCCGGAGGCGATCCGCTTCTCCGTCGACGGCGTGAACTACCAGACGGTGACGGCGAACCAGGTGGACGCCACGACCTGGGCCAACGCCACGAATCACGGCTTCTTCGTCATCCTGAACGTGGCGATGGGCGGCGGCTTCCCGGCGGCGTTCGGCGGCGGCCCGACCAGTGCCACGGAGCCCGGCCACCCGATGGTCGTCGACTACGTCCAGGTCCTGCAGTCCTCGGGCAGCGGCGGCACCACTCCCCCGCCGTCCGGCAACCGCGACGCCTACAGCCCCATCCAGGCCGAGTCCTACGACAGCCAGTCCGGGATCAGCACCGAGACGACCACCGACAGCGGCGGCGGCCAGGACATGGGCTGGATCGCGAACGGCGACTGGGCGCTGTACAAGGGCGTGAACTTCGGCTCGACACCGGCGACACAGTTCTACGGCCGGGTCGCCGGCGGCGCCGCGAGCGGTGTCAGCGGTCTCGTCCAGGTACGTCTGGACAGTTCCACCAGCACACCGATCGGCAGTTTCGCGGTGGGCAGCACAGGCGGCTGGCAGTCCTGGCAGACCGTCCCGGCCAACATCAGCTCCGTGACGGGCACCCACGACGTGTATCTGACCTTCTCCAGTGGCCAGCCGGCGGACTTCGTGAACGTGAACTGGTTCGATTTCGGGCACTGA
- a CDS encoding AraC family transcriptional regulator, with amino-acid sequence MADTTPQADGSGAGGEGIRTFPFPTELSVGGVGIQIGPMGTDRTWHADAPLHRVHRIDFHVVMLFTGDPVRHMIDFAEYEAGAGDLLWIRPGQVHRFSRTSEYRGTVLTMQPGFLPRATVEATGLYRYDLPPLLHPDPARLAALQAALDQLRREYEDTATLPLSLHTAVLRHTLTAFLLRLAHLAASSAEATRQQTDSTFTRFRDAVEHDFATNHSVSAYADALGYSRRTLVRAVRAATGETPKGFIDKRVVLEAKRLLAHTDMPIGRVGVAVGFPDAANFSKFFQLHTGQTPVGFRAELR; translated from the coding sequence ATGGCTGACACAACGCCTCAAGCTGATGGATCCGGTGCGGGCGGCGAGGGCATCAGGACCTTCCCCTTCCCGACGGAACTGTCCGTCGGCGGCGTCGGCATACAGATCGGCCCCATGGGAACCGACCGCACCTGGCACGCCGACGCCCCACTGCACCGCGTCCATCGCATCGACTTCCACGTCGTCATGCTCTTCACCGGCGACCCCGTACGCCACATGATCGACTTTGCCGAGTACGAAGCCGGCGCCGGCGACCTGCTGTGGATCCGCCCCGGGCAGGTCCACCGGTTCTCCCGGACGAGCGAGTACCGCGGAACCGTCCTGACCATGCAGCCCGGCTTTCTGCCGCGCGCCACCGTCGAGGCCACCGGCCTGTACCGCTACGACCTCCCGCCCCTGCTGCACCCCGACCCGGCCCGGCTCGCCGCCCTCCAGGCGGCCCTCGACCAGCTGCGCCGCGAGTACGAGGACACCGCCACGCTCCCGCTCAGTCTGCACACCGCCGTCCTCCGGCACACCCTGACCGCGTTCCTGCTGCGCCTCGCCCATCTCGCGGCCAGCTCCGCGGAGGCCACCCGGCAGCAGACGGACAGCACCTTCACCCGCTTCCGGGACGCCGTCGAGCACGACTTCGCCACCAACCACAGCGTCAGCGCCTACGCCGACGCCCTCGGCTACTCCCGCCGCACCCTGGTCCGCGCGGTCCGCGCCGCCACCGGTGAGACGCCCAAGGGATTCATCGACAAACGCGTCGTCCTGGAAGCCAAGCGCCTCCTCGCCCACACGGACATGCCGATCGGCCGCGTGGGCGTGGCCGTCGGCTTCCCCGACGCGGCGAACTTCTCGAAGTTCTTCCAGCTGCACACCGGGCAGACGCCGGTGGGATTCCGGGCGGAACTGCGGTAG